One segment of Vibrio orientalis CIP 102891 = ATCC 33934 DNA contains the following:
- a CDS encoding MBL fold metallo-hydrolase, whose translation MEIIHHGGKHTITGSCHELRDEQQAILVDCGLFQGADTRPLEVEFATSHLNALVITHAHIDHIGRLPWLLATGFNQPIYCSEATAELIPLMLEDSLKLQLGLKPKQAQRILNKISKLLKPQPYSQWVELEPVLQDSMAIRFQPAGHILGSAYIEVRLANQEVVVFSGDLGPSNTPLLPDPLSPERADYLLIETTYGDKPHDDIATRSERLKAIIDRSLEDGGTILIPAFSVGRTQELLFDIEQLIHDHQIDISIPIILDSPMAQRVTRSYRRFKQLWGQEAKQRLKMHRHPLAFEQCITVEDYRTHQRLVNRLQSTREAAIVVAASGMCQGGRIMDYLKALLPDERTDILLAGYQAEGTLGREIQSGAMAVEIDQQEVEVNAQIHTMSGYSAHADKDDLLRFVQGIEPTPKEVHLIHGEPNTQDTFASTLKQLGYHVI comes from the coding sequence ATGGAAATCATTCATCATGGTGGCAAACACACTATCACTGGTTCTTGCCATGAACTAAGAGATGAGCAGCAAGCGATTCTCGTCGACTGTGGATTATTTCAAGGTGCTGATACTCGCCCGCTTGAGGTTGAATTTGCTACCTCACACCTTAATGCCCTCGTGATTACCCACGCGCATATTGACCATATCGGTCGTCTACCTTGGTTACTTGCAACCGGATTTAATCAGCCCATCTATTGTAGTGAGGCCACCGCTGAGCTTATTCCGCTAATGCTCGAAGATAGCTTAAAACTTCAACTCGGATTAAAGCCCAAACAAGCTCAACGGATACTCAATAAAATCAGTAAGTTACTTAAGCCGCAGCCTTACAGTCAGTGGGTTGAACTAGAGCCCGTATTGCAAGACTCAATGGCGATCCGTTTCCAGCCTGCGGGGCATATATTGGGTTCTGCCTATATTGAAGTGCGCTTAGCCAATCAAGAGGTGGTGGTATTTTCTGGCGATTTAGGCCCGAGTAACACGCCTTTATTACCCGACCCATTATCGCCTGAGCGAGCGGATTATCTACTGATTGAAACGACTTACGGTGACAAGCCGCATGATGATATTGCCACGCGCTCTGAGCGGCTAAAAGCGATCATTGATCGCTCACTTGAAGATGGTGGTACGATCTTAATCCCTGCCTTTAGCGTCGGCCGAACTCAAGAGCTGCTGTTTGATATTGAGCAGCTGATTCATGATCACCAAATCGATATTTCAATTCCGATCATTTTAGATTCACCGATGGCGCAGCGCGTCACCCGCTCTTATCGACGTTTCAAACAGCTTTGGGGGCAAGAAGCGAAGCAGCGCCTTAAAATGCACCGCCATCCACTCGCCTTTGAGCAGTGCATTACGGTAGAAGATTACCGCACACACCAACGACTGGTTAATCGACTGCAATCCACAAGGGAAGCGGCGATAGTGGTTGCGGCCTCCGGTATGTGTCAAGGTGGCCGCATTATGGATTATCTTAAAGCGCTCTTACCCGATGAGCGCACCGATATCTTGTTAGCGGGTTATCAAGCTGAAGGAACGTTAGGCAGAGAGATTCAGTCCGGCGCAATGGCGGTAGAGATTGATCAACAAGAAGTCGAAGTGAATGCGCAGATTCATACCATGTCTGGTTACTCTGCCCACGCAGACAAAGACGATTTACTTCGATTTGTTCAGGGGATTGAACCTACACCAAAAGAGGTGCATTTGATTCATGGCGAGCCAAATACTCAAGACACTTTCGCCAGCACGCTTAAACAGCTGGGTTATCACGTCATTTAG
- a CDS encoding 1-acylglycerol-3-phosphate O-acyltransferase — translation MLTIVRLILAGIFVVFTTLFALLYCLFSPRNPKHVFFFCRWFNQLHKLIGIELIQRGLEHAPTPNNSVYISNHQSVYDFVTSPGMLRPRTVSLGKKELIWVPFFGQLYWITGNILIDRQDKSKARDTIKQVAEAIHQRDLSVWAYPEGTRSKGRGLLPFKTGAFRMAIEAGVPITPMVVSTTHNKIHLNRRNNGIVITEMLEPIDVTGYSINDARALADHCHQLMAKKIAELDAEVAQLEAQKQPTQAPQ, via the coding sequence GTGCTGACTATTGTTCGTCTTATCTTGGCAGGGATCTTTGTGGTATTCACCACCCTATTTGCTTTGCTGTATTGCCTGTTTAGCCCAAGAAACCCTAAGCACGTGTTCTTCTTTTGTCGCTGGTTTAATCAACTGCATAAACTGATCGGAATTGAGCTTATTCAGCGGGGGCTTGAACATGCCCCAACGCCGAACAATAGTGTGTATATCTCTAACCATCAAAGCGTCTATGACTTTGTTACCTCTCCGGGTATGTTAAGGCCTCGTACGGTTTCACTTGGCAAAAAAGAGCTGATTTGGGTACCGTTTTTCGGCCAACTGTATTGGATAACGGGCAATATTTTGATTGATCGCCAAGATAAGTCCAAAGCGCGCGACACGATTAAACAGGTCGCCGAAGCGATCCACCAGCGTGACCTGTCTGTTTGGGCCTACCCCGAAGGGACGCGCAGTAAAGGTCGTGGGTTATTGCCATTTAAGACCGGTGCTTTTCGTATGGCGATTGAAGCGGGAGTTCCGATCACGCCAATGGTGGTCAGCACCACTCACAATAAGATCCATCTGAATCGCCGCAACAATGGTATCGTGATTACTGAAATGCTTGAGCCGATTGATGTCACTGGCTATAGCATCAATGATGCGCGAGCCTTAGCCGATCATTGCCATCAGCTAATGGCGAAAAAGATTGCTGAGCTTGATGCGGAAGTCGCGCAACTTGAAGCGCAAAAGCAGCCAACTCAAGCTCCTCAGTAG
- a CDS encoding L-threonylcarbamoyladenylate synthase: MKTQHLSASNSKDIEQAKEILASGELVAIPTETVYGLAADASNPEAVKKIFAAKGRPANHPLIVHIGSVEQLTDWATDIPQEAYTIASAYWPGPVTLLLNKAEQATPVVTGGLETIGVRMPAHDVFASLLSSGMAVAAPSANPYKKLSPTSAQHVMNSLGGKIAAVLDGGDCVHGLESTIIDLTQRPFRVLRTGPVTATQLSETLGKEVLAPKAHAVAVPGNVTSHYQPNTKVRLVDLSDIQSANGNNIACLHYSAIEASLGFKSKLMPQDVAQYSHDLYRALDEADKWGCDEIWVERPPVSEAWFAVHDRLNRAQSKL; this comes from the coding sequence TTGAAGACGCAACACCTTTCAGCAAGCAATAGTAAAGATATTGAACAAGCCAAAGAGATTCTCGCTTCTGGCGAACTTGTTGCGATTCCGACCGAGACCGTTTATGGCCTTGCAGCCGATGCTTCGAACCCTGAAGCGGTGAAAAAGATCTTCGCTGCCAAAGGTCGCCCAGCAAATCACCCACTGATCGTTCACATCGGCAGTGTGGAGCAATTGACTGACTGGGCAACGGATATTCCTCAAGAAGCTTATACTATCGCCAGCGCTTACTGGCCGGGTCCTGTCACACTACTACTGAATAAAGCTGAACAAGCAACGCCAGTGGTAACCGGTGGTTTAGAGACGATTGGTGTTCGTATGCCAGCGCACGATGTTTTCGCCTCCTTACTCTCTTCAGGTATGGCGGTAGCGGCACCTTCAGCGAACCCTTATAAGAAGCTCAGCCCAACTTCCGCTCAGCATGTGATGAACTCGCTAGGTGGCAAGATTGCTGCGGTACTTGATGGCGGTGATTGTGTCCACGGCCTTGAATCGACCATTATCGACCTTACGCAGCGACCATTTCGCGTATTGCGCACAGGCCCAGTGACCGCTACACAACTATCTGAAACATTAGGTAAAGAAGTCCTTGCGCCCAAAGCTCACGCGGTTGCGGTACCGGGGAATGTCACTAGCCATTATCAACCGAACACTAAAGTTCGCTTGGTTGATCTTAGCGATATTCAATCAGCAAACGGTAACAACATCGCTTGTTTACACTATTCAGCAATCGAAGCCTCACTCGGTTTTAAATCGAAGCTGATGCCACAAGATGTCGCGCAGTACTCGCATGACCTTTATCGCGCGCTTGATGAAGCCGATAAATGGGGCTGTGATGAGATCTGGGTCGAGCGTCCACCGGTGAGCGAAGCGTGGTTTGCGGTTCATGACCGATTGAATCGAGCACAATCTAAGCTGTAA